The following proteins are co-located in the Heliorestis convoluta genome:
- a CDS encoding 3D domain-containing protein, whose product MPEEATGTTEQQGKSLSWIETWTQRMDKKKKGLSIAVASVLCLLLAFGVYQWLENEVTIYVDGEEVIVNTFAKTVDAVLVEAAIELGAMDKVEPALEETIADGTVIHIERAFTVTVLADGEKQELLTTTEKVETLLERLALELGPLDRVEPALGEMVSEPEEIRIVRVTQKEIREEESLPFTVEQRPDNTLEKGLRRVASRGRNGLAQSTIRVTYEDGIPVRREVLSREIVREPVTQVVAMGTIDRVSRGGLNFRFQEVRHMVATAYTHTGRNTASGVYPQVGMVAVDTNVIPMGTRLYVEGYGYARAADRGSAIIGDKIDLFMETSNEARRWGVRTVKVYILE is encoded by the coding sequence ATGCCTGAAGAGGCTACTGGAACAACCGAGCAACAAGGAAAGTCTCTTTCGTGGATTGAGACATGGACGCAAAGGATGGATAAGAAAAAGAAAGGCCTATCCATCGCTGTTGCTAGCGTCCTATGCCTGCTATTAGCATTTGGGGTATATCAGTGGTTGGAGAATGAAGTCACCATCTATGTAGACGGCGAAGAAGTCATTGTGAACACATTTGCAAAAACGGTTGACGCAGTGTTAGTAGAAGCAGCGATTGAGCTCGGTGCAATGGACAAAGTAGAACCGGCTCTAGAAGAGACAATTGCAGACGGCACAGTCATACATATTGAAAGAGCCTTTACCGTAACCGTTCTCGCCGATGGGGAAAAGCAGGAATTGTTGACGACGACAGAAAAGGTAGAAACGTTGTTAGAACGCTTGGCCCTTGAACTAGGCCCCCTTGATCGAGTGGAGCCGGCGCTCGGTGAAATGGTAAGTGAGCCAGAAGAGATCCGAATTGTTCGTGTCACGCAAAAAGAAATTCGAGAAGAAGAGTCCCTTCCTTTTACGGTGGAACAGCGCCCCGATAACACTTTAGAAAAGGGCCTGCGCCGTGTAGCTTCTCGCGGTCGTAACGGCTTGGCGCAGTCGACCATTCGCGTCACTTACGAAGACGGTATTCCTGTACGCCGGGAAGTGTTGTCTCGAGAAATCGTTCGTGAGCCTGTAACGCAAGTGGTAGCGATGGGAACTATTGATCGGGTCTCTAGAGGTGGTTTGAACTTTCGCTTTCAAGAAGTTCGTCACATGGTAGCAACAGCCTATACGCATACGGGTCGCAATACGGCATCGGGTGTCTACCCCCAAGTGGGTATGGTTGCTGTAGATACCAATGTCATTCCTATGGGGACCCGACTTTACGTAGAAGGATATGGTTATGCAAGAGCCGCTGATCGCGGTAGTGCGATTATCGGGGATAAAATCGACCTTTTTATGGAGACATCTAATGAGGCGCGGCGCTGGGGTGTACGAACTGTGAAAGTATACATATTGGAATAA
- the rnmV gene encoding ribonuclease M5 — MTKEKIGEVIVVEGRDDLIAVKKAVEAQVIITQGLGLSPKTVALIQEAQKRCGVIVFTDPDGPGERIRRWITEAVPGVKHAFLPLSQAREARKVGIEHASTDDIRQALLQVRSPGQASAGFTREDMRNWKLEGSPEAAWRRQALGERLGMGHANAKQFLQRLNHFAISRAEVEEALAKIGEKPCQEK, encoded by the coding sequence TTGACAAAAGAAAAAATTGGTGAAGTCATTGTCGTAGAAGGCCGAGATGATTTGATAGCCGTAAAAAAGGCAGTAGAAGCCCAAGTCATTATTACACAAGGTCTCGGTCTTAGTCCCAAGACAGTGGCTCTGATTCAAGAAGCGCAGAAACGTTGTGGTGTCATTGTTTTCACCGACCCTGATGGACCTGGCGAGCGAATTCGGCGATGGATTACAGAAGCGGTGCCTGGTGTGAAGCATGCTTTTCTACCCCTTTCGCAGGCCAGAGAAGCAAGGAAAGTAGGCATTGAACATGCCTCTACCGATGACATTCGCCAGGCTTTGTTACAAGTCCGCTCCCCCGGACAAGCCTCTGCTGGCTTTACCAGAGAAGATATGCGCAACTGGAAGCTAGAAGGTAGCCCCGAAGCAGCATGGCGTCGACAAGCTTTGGGAGAACGCTTGGGAATGGGACATGCCAATGCGAAACAGTTTCTACAACGCCTGAATCATTTCGCCATCTCTAGGGCAGAAGTGGAAGAGGCGTTAGCGAAGATAGGAGAAAAGCCGTGTCAAGAGAAATAA
- the rsmA gene encoding 16S rRNA (adenine(1518)-N(6)/adenine(1519)-N(6))-dimethyltransferase RsmA: MSREIRERLARYGIRAKKGLGQNFLVDKQYVQKIIDAAQLQAGSVVVEIGPGPATLTPYLAQEVGSSGKVIAIEVDEALRELLTDFASEFPQVKIHWQDALQVDYDQLTEPYLPPGGSFVLVANLPYYITTPIIMHLLESKFSYSHLVVMVQKEVAQRIVSPPGNKNYGALSVAVQFHCHVDLVTTVPPGAFVPAPKVSSAVVRLERRKVPPVSLLDERYFFQTVRAAFNQRRKTLLNALSSLDTKLTKAELASLLANKNIDPTRRGETLSLDEFAIVANALTEVKK; encoded by the coding sequence GTGTCAAGAGAAATAAGAGAACGTCTAGCTCGCTATGGCATACGAGCTAAAAAAGGCTTAGGTCAGAACTTTTTGGTCGATAAACAGTATGTTCAAAAAATCATAGATGCTGCACAACTGCAAGCAGGGTCTGTTGTTGTTGAGATTGGACCAGGTCCTGCGACGCTAACGCCCTATCTAGCCCAAGAAGTAGGTTCATCCGGTAAGGTCATTGCCATTGAAGTCGATGAAGCATTGCGAGAACTTTTAACAGACTTTGCCAGTGAATTCCCACAGGTGAAAATTCACTGGCAAGATGCTTTGCAAGTCGACTATGATCAACTTACAGAGCCCTATTTACCACCAGGAGGATCTTTTGTCCTTGTGGCCAATTTGCCTTACTATATTACCACACCGATTATTATGCACTTGCTAGAAAGTAAGTTTTCCTATTCTCATCTTGTTGTGATGGTACAAAAAGAAGTGGCCCAGCGAATTGTGTCGCCACCTGGAAATAAGAACTATGGTGCTCTTTCCGTAGCGGTACAATTTCACTGCCATGTTGATCTGGTTACAACCGTTCCACCCGGTGCTTTCGTACCAGCCCCGAAAGTTAGTTCTGCTGTAGTGCGATTGGAGCGCCGTAAGGTACCACCCGTATCGTTGCTCGATGAACGTTATTTTTTCCAAACTGTTCGTGCCGCATTTAACCAGCGACGCAAGACTTTGCTCAATGCCTTGTCGTCTCTTGATACAAAGCTTACTAAAGCAGAGTTGGCTTCTCTTTTGGCCAATAAAAATATTGATCCAACTCGACGAGGAGAGACGCTTTCCCTGGATGAATTTGCAATTGTAGCAAACGCTTTGACAGAAGTGAAAAAATGA
- a CDS encoding P-II family nitrogen regulator, with amino-acid sequence MKKVEAIIRPTKLDEAKEALNQYGIRGLTVTQVAGCGLQKGKKGFYRGSEYNIDLLPKVKIEVIAQDHMVEDIVKIITDTVQTGEIGDGKIFIYLLKM; translated from the coding sequence TTGAAGAAGGTAGAGGCTATTATCCGTCCAACCAAATTGGATGAAGCGAAAGAAGCATTAAATCAGTATGGAATTCGTGGTTTAACGGTGACACAAGTTGCTGGATGTGGTCTTCAGAAAGGAAAAAAGGGTTTCTATCGCGGGTCTGAATACAACATTGACCTATTACCAAAGGTAAAAATTGAAGTGATTGCACAAGATCACATGGTTGAAGATATTGTAAAAATCATCACTGATACTGTGCAGACTGGTGAAATCGGTGATGGGAAGATTTTTATCTACCTGTTGAAAATGTAA
- a CDS encoding ammonium transporter, with amino-acid sequence MPFAAIAAPDADGALAIDTGDTAFIILCAALVMLMTPALSLFYGGMVRKKNVLSTMMHSFMAICVVSIVWVLYGYSLAFAPDVAGVVGNLDWAGLIGVGLAPNPDIVETIPHLLFAAFQLMFAIITVAIISGSFAERIRFPAFLLFIAIWVTVIYAPLAHWVWGGGWIDEMGALDFAGGTVVHISSGVTGLVLAILLGKRRGWGTVSMAPHQLPMTVLGGALLWFGWFGFNAGSALAADGIAALAFITTNTATAAGALGWIAYEWIRQGKPTMLGAVSGAIAGLVAITPAAGFVTPLAAIPMGFISGVICYYAILMKNRLGYDDSLDAFGIHGVGGTWGALATGLFATTMVNADGADGLFYGNPELVVIQIIAVIATFIFAGVGTFLIYHLVNSIVKMRVSAEDEEVGLDVSQHGEEAYGFLNPSSSISTTGTGGSNTTTPQKTISS; translated from the coding sequence ATGCCTTTTGCAGCGATAGCAGCGCCGGATGCAGACGGTGCATTGGCCATAGATACAGGTGATACCGCTTTTATTATTCTATGTGCAGCTCTCGTTATGTTAATGACGCCTGCCCTTTCTTTGTTCTATGGCGGTATGGTGCGTAAGAAAAACGTCTTGAGCACCATGATGCATAGCTTTATGGCCATTTGTGTTGTCTCTATTGTCTGGGTTCTATATGGCTACTCTTTGGCTTTTGCTCCTGATGTAGCAGGCGTTGTAGGAAATCTAGACTGGGCTGGCTTAATCGGTGTCGGCTTAGCACCCAATCCAGATATTGTGGAAACGATTCCACACCTGCTTTTTGCGGCTTTTCAGTTGATGTTTGCCATTATTACGGTTGCAATTATTAGTGGTTCTTTTGCTGAACGAATTCGCTTTCCTGCTTTTTTGCTTTTTATTGCCATCTGGGTTACTGTTATCTACGCACCACTGGCTCACTGGGTTTGGGGCGGTGGTTGGATAGATGAGATGGGTGCTCTTGACTTCGCCGGTGGTACTGTCGTTCATATTAGTTCCGGTGTGACGGGTCTTGTCTTAGCCATTTTATTAGGAAAGCGTCGTGGTTGGGGGACTGTTTCCATGGCACCTCATCAACTGCCCATGACTGTTTTAGGCGGCGCTCTCCTTTGGTTTGGTTGGTTTGGTTTTAATGCTGGTAGTGCTCTAGCCGCCGATGGTATTGCTGCCTTGGCTTTTATAACAACGAACACAGCGACAGCAGCCGGTGCTTTAGGCTGGATTGCTTATGAATGGATTCGTCAGGGCAAACCAACAATGCTTGGGGCTGTTTCGGGGGCCATTGCAGGTCTTGTTGCAATTACACCTGCGGCAGGCTTTGTAACACCTCTTGCAGCTATTCCCATGGGCTTTATTTCTGGTGTTATTTGCTACTATGCCATTTTAATGAAAAATCGTCTCGGCTATGATGATTCTCTGGATGCTTTTGGCATTCATGGTGTTGGTGGTACCTGGGGCGCTCTGGCTACAGGCCTTTTTGCAACAACCATGGTCAATGCTGATGGAGCCGATGGACTTTTCTACGGAAATCCTGAATTGGTAGTAATCCAGATAATTGCCGTTATAGCTACCTTTATCTTTGCCGGTGTGGGCACATTCCTTATCTACCATCTTGTTAACTCCATTGTAAAAATGAGAGTGAGTGCAGAGGATGAAGAAGTTGGCCTCGATGTCAGTCAACATGGTGAAGAAGCCTATGGTTTCCTTAATCCTAGCAGTAGTATTTCAACGACAGGTACAGGTGGATCAAATACAACGACTCCTCAAAAAACAATCTCTTCATAG
- the yabG gene encoding sporulation peptidase YabG, which translates to MEERRVGTIVTRNSYGNDVFFRIVAIRAGEEEPEALLEGLDVRLIADAPCSDLDAPPLLEIFRYKQRLLVRHHKRIASLLQGYQEKGYLQGKTERDKEEPRQPRPGSVLHIDGNKDYLALCMDTYKQLQISAVGVHREEHDFPQIVSDYLTQRPFDILVITGHDSLLKHQSDLESIDSYRSSRYFVEAVRRARMIVPNPEDLVIFSGACQSYYEAILNAGANFATSPDRVMIHALDPVFIAQKVAYTPRDEYVEVTEAVASTITGAEGVGGVTTRGCFR; encoded by the coding sequence ATGGAGGAACGACGAGTCGGAACCATCGTAACCCGGAACTCCTATGGCAATGATGTTTTTTTCCGTATTGTGGCGATTCGAGCAGGGGAGGAAGAACCGGAAGCGCTGTTAGAAGGCTTAGATGTTCGCTTGATAGCCGATGCGCCTTGTAGCGATTTAGATGCACCGCCGTTGCTTGAAATTTTTCGATACAAGCAAAGGTTACTCGTTCGCCACCATAAACGTATTGCCAGTTTGCTGCAAGGGTATCAGGAAAAGGGATATTTGCAGGGAAAGACGGAGCGAGACAAAGAAGAACCGAGACAACCGAGACCCGGATCGGTTTTACACATTGATGGAAACAAAGACTACCTAGCCTTATGTATGGATACGTACAAACAATTACAAATTTCAGCCGTTGGGGTTCATCGCGAAGAACATGATTTTCCCCAGATTGTGTCAGACTATTTAACGCAAAGGCCTTTTGATATACTTGTAATCACAGGCCACGATAGCTTGCTCAAACATCAAAGTGACTTAGAATCAATTGATTCGTACCGCAGTTCCCGATATTTTGTGGAAGCGGTCCGTAGAGCAAGAATGATAGTGCCCAATCCAGAAGATCTAGTTATTTTTTCAGGTGCTTGTCAATCTTACTATGAAGCCATTCTAAATGCCGGTGCTAACTTTGCTACTTCACCAGACCGAGTGATGATCCATGCGCTAGATCCTGTCTTTATCGCGCAAAAAGTGGCTTACACACCACGGGATGAATATGTAGAAGTAACAGAAGCGGTTGCGAGTACGATTACAGGCGCTGAAGGCGTCGGCGGTGTTACAACAAGAGGTTGCTTTCGGTAG
- a CDS encoding 4Fe-4S binding protein: protein MSQAPVLPPFKIDTCRGNQNCSYAVLSAQELLLSLQEILERRLEGHNVSSHHSMLRFSLSCCPNSCSQPQVRDFGLQGRQKPVITDHPCIHCQACVKACPEKYVHLLDQGPHFSEHCLACGRCIEVCPTGTLEEGKSGWSLLVGGKLGRQPAFAIPVGHYLSHDEVIQNILALLEPYLTATMNEGPSSQERFRAWLDRNSVLTKEAPPLLSPLSSHNRSTEKK from the coding sequence ATGAGTCAAGCGCCTGTTTTACCACCTTTTAAGATAGATACTTGCCGTGGAAACCAGAACTGTTCCTATGCAGTCCTTTCCGCACAAGAACTTCTTCTTTCACTACAGGAGATCTTAGAAAGGCGTCTGGAAGGACATAACGTATCTAGTCATCACAGCATGCTTCGCTTTTCCCTTTCTTGTTGCCCCAATAGCTGTTCTCAACCACAAGTGCGAGATTTTGGCTTACAAGGACGGCAAAAACCAGTTATTACAGACCACCCCTGTATTCACTGCCAAGCTTGTGTGAAAGCTTGCCCTGAAAAGTACGTACACCTTCTCGACCAAGGGCCTCATTTTTCAGAGCACTGTCTGGCCTGTGGTCGCTGTATTGAAGTTTGCCCAACAGGCACCCTAGAAGAGGGGAAAAGTGGTTGGTCTTTGCTGGTAGGAGGCAAATTAGGCCGCCAACCTGCTTTTGCTATTCCTGTGGGCCATTATCTTTCCCATGATGAAGTTATACAAAACATTCTAGCCTTATTAGAGCCTTATCTGACCGCAACGATGAACGAAGGGCCTTCTTCTCAAGAACGTTTCCGCGCTTGGCTCGATCGCAACTCTGTTCTTACAAAGGAGGCACCTCCACTTCTGTCTCCCCTTTCTTCTCACAACAGGAGTACAGAAAAAAAGTGA
- the ispE gene encoding 4-(cytidine 5'-diphospho)-2-C-methyl-D-erythritol kinase, which produces MSFILQKMAPAKINLTLDVLGRRTDGYHQVAMVMQTIDLCDTLRVRRRDDKRIFLHGGNDEAPPDQSNLVYRTVQLIAETKGLKSGLDIYLEKKIPVAAGLAGGSSDAAAMMKLLNQLWEMQLSPQDMERELAKLGSDIPFLVQGGTALATGRGEQLQPLPAAPPFWVLLIKPPFGVSTPKVYQALQAPLWQGEPESDQQLALTANTVTIIEALQKNSYEAMIAALGNDLEQVTLQWHPELKEYKQILLDAGVDQAMMSGSGPTIMGFVQKEEKARAIADAVATLFEKKGCQVYVARSLNKEE; this is translated from the coding sequence GTGAGCTTCATTTTACAAAAGATGGCACCGGCTAAAATAAACTTAACTCTTGATGTTTTAGGACGACGAACCGATGGCTATCACCAAGTTGCCATGGTTATGCAAACGATCGATTTATGCGATACACTGAGGGTTCGCCGACGCGATGACAAAAGGATTTTTTTGCATGGAGGCAATGACGAAGCGCCTCCTGATCAATCCAATCTTGTCTATCGAACGGTACAGTTAATAGCAGAAACAAAAGGCTTAAAGAGCGGCTTGGATATTTATTTGGAAAAAAAGATTCCTGTTGCAGCGGGGTTGGCCGGCGGTAGTTCTGATGCGGCAGCGATGATGAAATTGTTGAACCAGCTTTGGGAAATGCAGCTTTCTCCACAGGATATGGAGAGAGAACTGGCAAAGCTTGGGTCCGACATTCCCTTTCTTGTGCAAGGAGGCACAGCCTTAGCTACAGGTAGAGGAGAGCAATTGCAGCCTTTACCAGCAGCACCTCCTTTTTGGGTCCTACTAATTAAACCACCTTTTGGTGTTTCTACGCCCAAGGTGTACCAGGCCTTGCAAGCACCTCTGTGGCAAGGCGAACCAGAATCTGATCAGCAGTTGGCCTTAACAGCCAATACGGTAACTATAATAGAAGCACTGCAAAAGAATTCCTATGAAGCAATGATTGCAGCACTGGGGAATGATTTAGAACAAGTTACCCTACAATGGCATCCTGAATTAAAGGAATACAAGCAGATCCTGCTTGATGCTGGCGTTGACCAAGCGATGATGTCAGGAAGCGGTCCTACGATCATGGGCTTTGTTCAAAAGGAAGAAAAAGCAAGGGCGATTGCGGATGCTGTGGCGACATTGTTCGAAAAGAAAGGTTGTCAAGTCTATGTAGCTCGTTCTCTTAATAAGGAGGAATAA
- a CDS encoding GntR family transcriptional regulator, whose protein sequence is MERRFVPIKLDNYRPLRDIVFENLREAIIEGVLKPGERLMEIQLAEEMGVSRTPVREAIRKLELEGFIVMVPRKGAYVAGISVKDITDVFELRAALEALAAGLAAQRITEAEIEELERLLVHTSGSSSSKQFDLEVLVAGDISLHDIIYKASRNQRLVQNINHLREQLQRLRTTSLAHPGRMREAWEEHRKIVEAISERNVTLAQTLAWEHIENAENSVLEAMGVVKEKLHSDVKS, encoded by the coding sequence TTGGAACGCCGATTTGTGCCCATTAAACTAGATAATTATAGACCCTTGCGCGATATCGTTTTTGAAAATTTACGAGAAGCGATTATTGAAGGTGTCTTAAAACCAGGGGAACGATTGATGGAGATTCAATTGGCTGAGGAAATGGGTGTAAGCAGAACGCCGGTTCGAGAAGCCATTCGAAAGCTTGAATTAGAGGGTTTTATTGTGATGGTTCCTCGCAAAGGTGCTTATGTAGCCGGTATTTCGGTTAAAGATATTACGGATGTCTTTGAGTTGAGAGCGGCCCTAGAAGCATTAGCGGCAGGGCTAGCTGCTCAACGCATTACAGAGGCAGAAATAGAAGAACTGGAAAGACTGCTTGTGCATACGTCAGGTTCTTCTTCATCAAAACAATTTGATCTGGAAGTGCTGGTGGCAGGAGATATTTCTCTTCATGATATTATTTACAAAGCCAGTCGCAATCAGAGATTGGTGCAAAATATTAATCATTTACGAGAACAACTACAACGCTTGCGGACAACTTCTTTGGCTCATCCCGGTCGAATGAGAGAAGCATGGGAAGAACATCGCAAAATTGTGGAAGCGATTTCGGAGCGCAATGTAACGCTGGCGCAGACTTTAGCTTGGGAACATATTGAGAATGCTGAGAATAGTGTGTTGGAAGCCATGGGCGTGGTTAAAGAAAAGCTACATAGCGATGTAAAATCCTAA
- a CDS encoding NTP transferase domain-containing protein — protein sequence MDAIVLAASPNNGLLKSCHSASMEALIPIGSRPMVEYVLQALLQCEPIDRVVLVGPCELEKRYESNDLVQVTAGGTDHLDSLQKGIALLKEPSEEILVVAGDVPLLTAQAICRFLESCRNSNGDLYYPLIRREVSEGKYPGMKRTFVRLRDGEVTGGNLLLFKRSILDSIVAKGREFIKLRKDPFGLAGLLGWRFLLSFMTGTLTVQDAQNRVSELLGIEGRAIIVEDPEIGFDIDKPTDLELARKILCS from the coding sequence GTGGATGCAATCGTATTGGCGGCAAGTCCCAACAATGGTTTATTAAAATCTTGCCATTCGGCATCCATGGAAGCGCTGATACCAATTGGATCGAGGCCTATGGTTGAGTATGTGTTGCAAGCATTGCTGCAATGTGAGCCTATCGATCGAGTGGTACTCGTAGGGCCTTGTGAGCTAGAAAAGCGATATGAAAGCAATGATCTTGTTCAAGTTACGGCAGGAGGCACCGACCACTTAGATAGCTTGCAAAAAGGGATAGCACTGCTTAAGGAGCCTTCTGAAGAGATTCTCGTTGTAGCCGGAGATGTACCTTTGCTTACAGCGCAGGCCATCTGTCGTTTTCTAGAGAGTTGCCGAAACAGTAACGGGGACTTGTATTACCCACTGATTCGCAGAGAAGTCAGTGAAGGCAAGTACCCTGGCATGAAGCGAACTTTTGTCAGATTGCGAGATGGGGAAGTAACAGGTGGCAACCTTCTTTTGTTCAAGAGATCCATTCTTGACTCTATTGTTGCGAAAGGCCGAGAATTTATTAAACTACGAAAAGATCCTTTCGGTTTGGCAGGCTTACTCGGTTGGCGTTTTCTCTTATCTTTTATGACGGGCACCTTGACGGTACAGGATGCACAAAACCGAGTTTCCGAACTTCTGGGGATAGAAGGTAGGGCTATTATTGTGGAGGATCCGGAGATTGGATTTGATATTGATAAACCTACTGATTTGGAATTGGCTAGAAAGATATTGTGTTCTTGA
- a CDS encoding ferritin family protein: protein MVRTKENILKALVYEQAAYYNYRKFADEAKKEGLPEVVEVFQELASQELEHKNKLLSQLKKLVPPDLTRGKRKLSLIPGPSKS, encoded by the coding sequence ATGGTTCGAACGAAAGAAAATATTCTAAAGGCCCTGGTCTACGAGCAAGCTGCTTATTACAATTACCGTAAGTTTGCAGATGAGGCTAAAAAAGAAGGCCTTCCAGAAGTTGTTGAAGTCTTTCAAGAACTGGCCAGTCAGGAGCTAGAGCATAAAAATAAATTGCTCAGTCAACTTAAGAAATTAGTTCCTCCTGATCTAACCCGTGGAAAAAGAAAGCTATCGCTCATTCCAGGTCCCTCGAAGTCCTGA
- the ilvA gene encoding threonine ammonia-lyase, with protein MNDAQKGLTFRDIEAAAERLSGKIRRTPLEVSRSFSQLSEREVLLKCENLQLTGSFKVRGAFNKILSLTNQEKERGVIAASAGNHAQGVALASAMAHVASTIVMPKGAPIAKVEATKAYGASVILHGHSYDEAYEYAREIQKEKGSIFVHAFDDQAIIAGQAVVGLEIVEELSQLDGIVVPVGGGGLISGLAFAVKTLRPEVSIIGVQTEAAPAMVHSKKVQSHRTVQCQATIADGIAVACPGSLNFELVDRFVDDMVTVEEEMIASAVVLLLERAKMVVEGAGAAALAALVSKKVGNAGERWVAVLSGGNMDITSVAKIIEYGLVRSGRRWEFRIVLPDRPGALQHLLAEVAHGGANIIAVLHDRLRPGLSLSQAEVIVTLETRDHDHIRELRERLLHKGYRIERNV; from the coding sequence ATGAATGATGCCCAGAAGGGATTGACTTTTCGCGATATCGAAGCAGCAGCTGAGAGATTGTCTGGAAAGATACGGCGCACTCCACTAGAAGTTTCGCGCAGTTTTAGTCAGTTAAGTGAGCGAGAGGTCTTACTAAAGTGTGAAAACTTACAGCTTACAGGCTCTTTTAAGGTACGCGGCGCTTTTAACAAAATATTAAGTTTAACAAATCAAGAAAAAGAAAGAGGTGTTATAGCAGCATCAGCAGGCAACCACGCCCAAGGTGTGGCCTTAGCTTCTGCAATGGCTCACGTAGCTTCTACCATTGTAATGCCGAAAGGAGCACCCATTGCGAAAGTAGAAGCAACAAAAGCCTATGGAGCTTCTGTTATTTTGCATGGTCATAGTTATGATGAGGCTTATGAATATGCTCGAGAAATACAAAAAGAAAAAGGCTCTATTTTTGTGCATGCTTTTGATGACCAGGCTATTATTGCAGGACAAGCTGTTGTGGGGTTGGAGATAGTAGAAGAGCTGTCACAATTGGATGGCATTGTTGTGCCTGTAGGAGGCGGTGGCCTGATTAGCGGCTTGGCTTTTGCTGTCAAAACGTTACGTCCCGAAGTCTCTATTATTGGTGTTCAGACGGAAGCTGCACCGGCGATGGTTCACTCTAAAAAAGTACAAAGTCACAGAACAGTCCAATGTCAGGCTACCATCGCCGATGGCATTGCCGTAGCTTGTCCCGGTTCCCTCAACTTTGAGCTGGTAGATCGTTTTGTCGATGATATGGTGACAGTGGAGGAAGAAATGATTGCTTCTGCTGTTGTTCTTCTTTTGGAACGAGCTAAAATGGTGGTAGAAGGAGCCGGCGCAGCAGCTCTTGCAGCTCTAGTAAGCAAAAAAGTGGGAAATGCCGGGGAGCGGTGGGTGGCTGTTTTATCAGGTGGCAACATGGATATAACCTCGGTAGCCAAAATTATCGAATATGGTCTTGTGCGAAGTGGCCGGCGCTGGGAGTTTCGTATTGTTTTGCCCGATAGGCCCGGTGCTTTACAGCATTTGCTGGCCGAAGTTGCCCATGGTGGTGCCAATATTATTGCTGTGCTCCATGATAGATTGCGACCCGGTCTTTCGCTAAGTCAGGCTGAGGTTATCGTAACCTTAGAGACACGTGATCACGACCACATCCGAGAATTGAGAGAAAGGCTTTTGCATAAAGGTTACAGGATAGAAAGAAATGTTTGA
- the spoVG gene encoding septation regulator SpoVG — translation MNITDIRVRKVNLEGKMKAIVSVTFDNAFVIHDVKVVEGQKGLFVAMPSRKTPEGEYRDIAHPISSNAREIISKAVLDAYKTAMANAIA, via the coding sequence GTGAATATCACCGACATTCGCGTCAGAAAAGTTAATCTTGAAGGTAAAATGAAGGCGATTGTGTCTGTTACATTTGACAATGCTTTTGTTATACACGATGTGAAAGTCGTGGAAGGCCAGAAGGGTCTATTTGTAGCAATGCCCAGTCGTAAAACACCAGAAGGTGAGTATAGGGATATTGCTCATCCCATTTCATCGAATGCTCGTGAGATTATTTCTAAAGCTGTTTTAGATGCTTACAAAACAGCGATGGCCAATGCCATTGCTTAA